Within the Clostridium scatologenes genome, the region GAGTAATAGTCTTTAAGGCGTTTTATAGTGTAGAATATTCTTTGTTTCTTGAATTAAATTAAGTATAATGGTAAAGTAATATATGTTAAGTTTATACTAAAGTTTTAATTTAAAATTTAAAAAATTGGAGGACATCTTTGATGTATGAGTATATACGTGGAACCTATGCAGGAATGAATAAAGATTACATAGTAGTTGAAAATAATGGCATTGGCTATAAAATATATACTTCAGGAAGTACTCTAGCTAAAATTCCCAAAGTAAATGAGGAAATAATGCTTTATCTTCAGCAAATAGTTAGGGAAGATTTTATAGGTCTTTATGGTTTTTTAACTAAAGAAGAATTGAGTATGTTTAATTTGCTTTTGACTATAAATGGTGTAGGTGCAAAGGCTGCATTATCACTTTTATCTATAAGTAGCGTTAACAATTTAAAGTATGCAATTTTATCTGGTGATGAAAAACTTATTATTAGAGCACCAGGTATAGGAAAGAAAATGTCACAAAGAATTATACTTGAGCTTAAGGATAAGGTGAAACCAGAAGATGTTGATATGTTACAAGGAGATGCTATTGAAATAGGTGAAAATGTAGGTAATAGTTCAGAAGCATTAGAAGCACTTGTAGCATTAGGATATTCTGAAAAAGAAGCTAAAAAAGCTATTAATACTATGGATAAAAAGGATTCTGTAGAAAATATAATAAGAAATGCATTAAAATTTTTAATGGGTTAGGAAGGTGATAATTTTATGAATGAAGAAGATAGAATTGTTACACCTTTAAATGTAGTTGGAGATACAGAAAATGAATATAGTTTAAGACCTAAAAGGATTAATGAATATATTGGACAAAAAAAGGTAAAAGAAAAATTAAAAATTTTTATAGAAGCAGCCAAAAAAAGAAAAGAAGCTTTAGATCATGTATTATTATACGGTCCTCCAGGATTAGGTAAAACTACGTTAGCTAATATAATAGCAATAGAAATGGGAGGAAATTTAAAGGTTACATCAGGTCCTGCTATAGAAAGAGCTGGTGATTTAGCTGCAATACTTACAAGCCTCAATGATTATGATGTGTTATTTATAGATGAAATTCACAGATTAAGCAGAAATGTAGAAGAAATACTTTATCCAGCAATGGAAGACTATGCTTTGGATATAGTTATAGGAAAAGGTGCTGCTGCTAAGTCTATTAGATTGGATTTACCTAAATTTACCTTAATAGGAGCGACTACTAGAGTTGGTCTTTTGACATCTCCCCTAAGGGATAGATTTGGGGTAATGTGTCCAATGGAGTTTTATGAGGATGATGAATTAAAAGAAATTATAGTGAGGTCTGCCAAAATACTTGGTGTGGAAATAGAAGAAAATGCAGCACTGGAAATAGGAAGTAGATCAAGAGGAACTCCTAGAATAGCTAACAGACTTTTAAAAAGAGTTAGGGACTACTCAGATGTCAAAGGAAATGGACTAGTAGATTTGGAAGTCACTAAAGCCGCATTAAAACTTTTAGATGTAGATGAAGAAGGCTTTGATAGTATAGATAATAAAATATTAATAGCCATAATAGATAATTTCAAAGGTGGTCCAGTAGGATTAGAAACTTTGGCATATTTTATAGGAGAAGAACTTGATACTATTCAGGATGTCTATGAGCCTTATCTTCTTCAAAAGGGATTTATAATAAGAACACCTAGAGGAAGAGTTGCATCAGATAGTGCATATAAGCATTTAAATAGAAGTAAAAAATTTAGTAAACCAGGGAAAAAAACAGTACAACAACAATCAATATTTAAGGAAAGAACATAAGAAATGGAGAGTAGATATTTTGAAGGTTACAGATTTTGATTTTTACTTACCAGAACAATTAATAGCACAATGCCCGTTAGAAAAAAGAGATGAAGCAAGATTGATGTTATTAGATAAAAATACTGGTGAAATAGAGCATAAGATATTTAAAGATATAATTAATTATTTAGAACCAGGAGATTGTTTGGTATTAAATGATACTAGAGTACTTCCTGCAAGACTTATTGGAAGTAAAGAAAATACAGGAGGAAAAATAGAATTTCTATTACTTAAAAGAATAGATAAAGATAAATGGGAAACTCTTGTTAAACCAGGAAAAAGAGCACAAGTTGGAACACGATTTGTATTTGGTGATGGAGAATTAAAGGCAGAAGTAGTTAGTGTTGAAGAAGATGGAAATAGAATTGTACAGTTTGAGTATGAAGGAATATTTGAAGAAGTGTTAGATAAACTAGGACAGATGCCTCTTCCACCTTACATAAAAGAAAAACTTGAAGATAAAGAAATGTATCAGACTGTCTATTCAAAAGAACAGGGATCAGCAGCGGCACCTACAGCAGGATTACATTTTACAGAAGAGCTGTTAAAGAAAATAGAAGAAAAAGGTGTGAATATAGCATTTTTAACTTTACATGTGGGGCTAGGAACTTTTAGACCAGTTAAAGTTGAAAATATACAAGATCATAATATGCATTCAGAATATTACACTATGTCAAAGGAGACTGCAGATATAATAAATAAATCAAAGAAAAGTGGAAAAAAAGTAATTGCAGTAGGAACTACTTCTTGTAGAACATTAGAAACTATAGGAGATGACAAAGGAGAAGTAAGAGAACAATCAGGATGGACAGATATATTTATATATCCAGGATATAAATATAAAGTAGTAGATAGGCTTATAACTAATTTTCACCTTCCAGAGTCTACATTAATAATGTTAGTAAGTGCTTTGGCTGGAAGAGAAAAAATAATGAATGCCTACAATACAGCAGTAAAAGAACGATATAGATTTTTTAGCTTCGGCGATGCAATGTTTATAAAATAAAGGAGTGTTTTAATGTACAAATTACTTAAAAAGAGTGGGAAGGCTAGAAGAGGTGAGTTTACAACTGCTCATGGTGTAATACAAACACCTGTGTTTATGAATGTAGGTACTTTAGCTGCTATAAAAGGTGGAGTATCTAGCATGGATTTAAAGGAAATAGGATGTCAGGTAGAACTTTCAAATACATATCATCTTCATTTAAGACCTGGTGATGAAGTTGTAAAAAAAATGGGCGGATTACACAAATTTATGAATTGGGATAGGCCTATTTTAACTGATTCAGGTGGATTCCAGGTTTTCTCTTTAGCAAAAATGAGAAAAATAAAGGAAGAAGGAGTTTATTTTAATTCTCATATAGATGGAAGAAAGATATTCATGGGACCGGAAGAAAGTATGAGAATTCAAAGTAATTTAGCATCTACTATAGCTATGGCTTTTGATGAATGCATACACAATCCTTCACCAAGAGATTATGTAGAGCAATCTGTAGCTAGAACTACAAGATGGTTGCAAAGGTGCAAAGATGAAATGGATAGATTAAATTCTCTTCCAGATACAATAAATAATAAACAAATGCTCTTTGGTATAAATCAAGGAGGGATTTTTGAAGATATAAGAATTGAACATGCTAAAACTATAAGTAAAATGAATTTGGATGGTTATGCAATTGGAGGTTTAGCAGTAGGAGAATCTCATGAGGAAATGTACAGGGTGATAGATGCAGTAGTTCCATATTTACCAGAAGATAAGCCTATTTATCTTATGGGAGTTGGAATACCAAGTAATATATTGGAAGCTGTAGATAGAGGAGTAGACTTTTTTGATTGTGTTCTTCCTGCTAGAAATGGAAGACATGGTCATGTATTTACTAAAGAAGGAAAAATAAATTTATTTAATGCAAAATATGAGTTGGATTCTAAGCCAATAGATGAAGGTTGTCAATGTCCAGCTTGTAAAAACTATTCAAGGGCATATATAAGGCATTTATTTAAAGCTAAGGAAATATTAGCAATGAGACTTTGTGTACTTCATAACCTTTATTTCTACAATAATATGATGCAAGAAATAAGAGATGCTATTGATGGTAATTATTTTGCAGAATACAAAAGTGAAAAACTTAAACAGTGGAATGGAAGAGCTTAAAAGAGTTAAGGGTTAACTATATTCGTAATATTTTTAAATTACGAATTCAATAAACAAAATAAAAGTTTAATTGTTAACTAAATGATGAGGGAGGTGATTTTTGTGAAAACTTTGATTCAATATTCTCCACTTATATTTATGCTTGTAGTAGTTTACTTAGTTATACTAGTGCCTGAAAGAAAAAGAAAAAAAGAATATAGGGGGATGCTAGATAACTTAAAAGTTAATGATGAAATTATGACTAAGGGTGGTATAATTGGCAAAATTATAAATATGCAAGGCAGATTTGTAGTTCTTCAAACAGGACCAGATAAAGTGAGAATAAAGATTGATAAGACTGGAGTGCTAAATTTATTAACTGCAATTGAAGAGTATAGCAACAAGGATGATAAAAAAGAAGAAAAAAGCACAGAAAACCAATAAGGATGTTTAAATTTTAATCATAAAACACCTTCTTTCTACATAGATACTATTAGGTAGGAGGTGTTTTAAGTTGGAAAAAGAAAAGAATACAAGCTATATTGTAGCCGCAGAAGGCGTATTAAGAGGATTCATTATAACAGTAGTTTTACTTATTATATTTGCAGTTATAATGACATTTACAGAAATAAGCGAAACAACTAGTTCTACATTTTATTTAATTACTACACTTTTAAGTATAATTTACGGTACTATTTATGCAGTAAGAAAGACAAATAGTAGAGGATTTTTAGTAGGAATCATGGTAACTCTCTTATACTTAATGGTAATTTATGTAGTTTCTGTTATATCAGGAAATTCTGCTGTAATAGGATATAATAGAATCGCTAGATTTTTACTAGCCCTGGTAGTGGGAGCAGCATCTGGAATAGTTGCAAGAAATCTTTAATTTACTAATAACTTTATTTTATTTATTGTTTATGTTATAATCAAACGGAAAAGTTTATGAATGGAGGAATTTAAATGAAACATATAAGAACTGTAAACAAATCAAATATAAAAGACAGCCTAAAAAAGCCAGGATGTAAAGAATGTGCTAACTCATGCCAATCTGCATGTAAGACTTCTTGTACAGTTGCTAATTTAGCTTGTGAAAATTAACATAAATTTAGGCAGTAACGTTATGTTACTGCTTTAAATTTACATGGAGATTTTAATTAATTATAGCTTAATTTGGTTAGTGTTCTAGAACTATCCAGATATTAGGAGGACTTATCTAATACATAATGTTTATTGGTATCCTCAGGAAGACTAGGATCGTGAATGTTATTTATTGGATAAAGTTTAATTTTTTGATATTTATTTTAGGAGGAATAGAAGTTGGCAGATATTCACAAGTTTGTCCAGGGGGGAGAGCATTATGTAATAGATGTAAACTCTGGAACAGTACATATAGTAGACAAATTAGTTTATGACATTTTAGATGATAAGAAGCTAGAAGAAAAACAAATTGTTAAAAATAGATTGAAAAATGTTTATAAGCAGGAAGAAATAGAAGAAGCTTATGATGAAATAAAAGAACTTATGGAACAAGAAGTATTATATTCTAAGGATTTATACGAGGATATAGCATTAAATTCTAATAAGACTCCATCCTACATAAAAGCTTTATGCTTAAATGTAGCTCATGACTGCAATTTAAGATGTAAATATTGTTTTGCAGATGAGGGAGATTACAAAGGATGCAGAGAG harbors:
- the yajC gene encoding preprotein translocase subunit YajC, with protein sequence MKTLIQYSPLIFMLVVVYLVILVPERKRKKEYRGMLDNLKVNDEIMTKGGIIGKIINMQGRFVVLQTGPDKVRIKIDKTGVLNLLTAIEEYSNKDDKKEEKSTENQ
- the ruvA gene encoding Holliday junction branch migration protein RuvA — encoded protein: MYEYIRGTYAGMNKDYIVVENNGIGYKIYTSGSTLAKIPKVNEEIMLYLQQIVREDFIGLYGFLTKEELSMFNLLLTINGVGAKAALSLLSISSVNNLKYAILSGDEKLIIRAPGIGKKMSQRIILELKDKVKPEDVDMLQGDAIEIGENVGNSSEALEALVALGYSEKEAKKAINTMDKKDSVENIIRNALKFLMG
- the ruvB gene encoding Holliday junction branch migration DNA helicase RuvB gives rise to the protein MNEEDRIVTPLNVVGDTENEYSLRPKRINEYIGQKKVKEKLKIFIEAAKKRKEALDHVLLYGPPGLGKTTLANIIAIEMGGNLKVTSGPAIERAGDLAAILTSLNDYDVLFIDEIHRLSRNVEEILYPAMEDYALDIVIGKGAAAKSIRLDLPKFTLIGATTRVGLLTSPLRDRFGVMCPMEFYEDDELKEIIVRSAKILGVEIEENAALEIGSRSRGTPRIANRLLKRVRDYSDVKGNGLVDLEVTKAALKLLDVDEEGFDSIDNKILIAIIDNFKGGPVGLETLAYFIGEELDTIQDVYEPYLLQKGFIIRTPRGRVASDSAYKHLNRSKKFSKPGKKTVQQQSIFKERT
- the tgt gene encoding tRNA guanosine(34) transglycosylase Tgt; translated protein: MYKLLKKSGKARRGEFTTAHGVIQTPVFMNVGTLAAIKGGVSSMDLKEIGCQVELSNTYHLHLRPGDEVVKKMGGLHKFMNWDRPILTDSGGFQVFSLAKMRKIKEEGVYFNSHIDGRKIFMGPEESMRIQSNLASTIAMAFDECIHNPSPRDYVEQSVARTTRWLQRCKDEMDRLNSLPDTINNKQMLFGINQGGIFEDIRIEHAKTISKMNLDGYAIGGLAVGESHEEMYRVIDAVVPYLPEDKPIYLMGVGIPSNILEAVDRGVDFFDCVLPARNGRHGHVFTKEGKINLFNAKYELDSKPIDEGCQCPACKNYSRAYIRHLFKAKEILAMRLCVLHNLYFYNNMMQEIRDAIDGNYFAEYKSEKLKQWNGRA
- the queA gene encoding tRNA preQ1(34) S-adenosylmethionine ribosyltransferase-isomerase QueA translates to MKVTDFDFYLPEQLIAQCPLEKRDEARLMLLDKNTGEIEHKIFKDIINYLEPGDCLVLNDTRVLPARLIGSKENTGGKIEFLLLKRIDKDKWETLVKPGKRAQVGTRFVFGDGELKAEVVSVEEDGNRIVQFEYEGIFEEVLDKLGQMPLPPYIKEKLEDKEMYQTVYSKEQGSAAAPTAGLHFTEELLKKIEEKGVNIAFLTLHVGLGTFRPVKVENIQDHNMHSEYYTMSKETADIINKSKKSGKKVIAVGTTSCRTLETIGDDKGEVREQSGWTDIFIYPGYKYKVVDRLITNFHLPESTLIMLVSALAGREKIMNAYNTAVKERYRFFSFGDAMFIK
- a CDS encoding TIGR04086 family membrane protein — translated: MEKEKNTSYIVAAEGVLRGFIITVVLLIIFAVIMTFTEISETTSSTFYLITTLLSIIYGTIYAVRKTNSRGFLVGIMVTLLYLMVIYVVSVISGNSAVIGYNRIARFLLALVVGAASGIVARNL
- the scfA gene encoding six-cysteine ranthipeptide SCIFF is translated as MKHIRTVNKSNIKDSLKKPGCKECANSCQSACKTSCTVANLACEN